The DNA segment GCGCCCACGGCTTTTACCGCACGCCGGGCGTCCACTTCGACCGGGCGGCGGGGCAGGGGACGCCGTTCCACTACTTCGCCCAGGGCGGCGGCCTGGTCCAGGTCGAAGTGGACCTCATCAGCGGCTGCGCGCGCCTGCTCAAGGTGCACATCGTCCACGAGACCGGCCGGTCTCTGAACCTGGCGGTGGATCGGGGCCAGATCGCCGGCGCGTTCGTGCAGGGCTTCGGCTGGTGCACCATCGAGGAAGAGGCGTTCGACGCAGCCGGGCGCTGGCTGGCCGTCTCGCCGTCCACGTACAAGATCCCCACGATCCGCGACGTGCCCGACGACTTCGTCATCGAGACCGTGGAGCGGGACCTGCACCACGCCAGCGTGCTGGGGAGCAAGGCCATCGGCGAGCCGCCGCTCGTTTACGGCGAGGCGGCCTGGTTCGCCGTCAAGGACGCCATCGAGTCGCTGACGGGGCACCGCCGCGAGGCGGCGCTGACCCACCCGGCCACCCCCGATGCGGTGCTCGCCGCCGTCGCCTCGCTGCTGTCGCATGCGTGACTCGTGCTCGTACTCGTAATCGTGATCGTGGTCGTAATCGAAATCGTATTTGTATTCGTGAATCGAAATGTTCACCTCATCCCGATTTGACGACCTACCGTCTCTGCCCATCGAATGGATCGTTGGCCGGGCGTCTATCTTCCTGAACCAGCCGCCTCCTCGGCATTGTCATCCGGGTCAGCATGGCGACGATGCGACTCAGGAGCCCTTTTCCGTCATTGACTTCGGCGGCCAACCCCCCGGCGAGTGATGCCAGAACATCCAGGCTGGCGGCGCACTCCATCGTCGATCCCCGGGCAATTTCGAAGAAACGCCGCCGTTCCCGGGGTGAGCGCTTTCCATTGCCTTCGGCAATGTTCAGGGGGATCGAGAGAGCGGCGCGGCCCAAATGGTCGCGAATATGGCGAATGGAGGGATTTGAGTTGTCCAGCAGCGTCGAGGTCAGTTTGACAAAATCCAGACTGGCCCGGTAGACGTCGAGTTTTTCATGATCGAACACCGTGTGTCGCTCCTTTCAAGGGATGTAGAATTCATCTTTCATGATTAATAACGGATCGGAAGGACTGATGTCCGAAGTTGATTCCGAGTGCGATCACGATTACGATGGCGGGTACGATTACGAGTACGATCACGAGTACGATCACGATTGCGATTGCGAGTACGAGCACGAGCACGATGGGATGGGAGATAGACAATGAGTGAAAAGAAGAACGGGTTCCTTACGCCGGCCAGGTTGCGCGAGGAGATTTTGCGCTGCGAGTTCTGCGAGGAGAAGCCGTGCCGCGAGGCTTGCCCGGTCCACTGCTCGCCGGCCGATTTCATCATGGCCGCCCGCGTGGGGGCCCCATCCGACTTCCGCCGCGCCGCCGCGGTGATCATGGGCTCCAACCCGCTGGGCGGCATCTGCGGCGCGGTCTGCCCCGACACCCACTGTATGGCCGCCTGCTCGCGCAAGCTCTTCGATCGCCCCATCGAGATTCCGGCGGTGCAGGCCGCCATCGTGCAGCGGGCCAAGGACCTCGGGGTCATGCCCGCGTTCGCGTCCGCGCCCGCGACCTCCCGGCATGTGGCGGTGGTGGGCGCCGGGCCGGCGGGCCTGGCGGCCGCGGCCACCCTGGCCCAGTGGGGCCACGCGGTCACCGTTTTCGAGCGGGAGGAAAAAGCCGGCGGGATGTGTCGGCTCATCCCCGAGAAGCGGCTGGATCCACGCATCCTGGAGACGGACATCGAATTCCTCGCCGGCCTCGGGCGGATCGCCTTCCAGTTCGGCCACGCCGTGGCGCGGCCTGCCGAGTTGCTCGCCACCGGCTGCGATGCGGTGGTCGTGGCCACCGGCCTCGACCGCCCGGTGCGCCTGGGCATCCGCGGCGAGAACCTGGCCGCCGACTGGCTGAGCTATCTGCGCGCGCCGCGGCGCGTCCCCGTGCGCGGCCGTGACGTGGCCGTCGTCGGCGGCGGGGCCGTGGCCGTGGACTGCGCCCTGGCGGCCCGGCGCCACGGCGCCGCGAGCGTGGAGCTCATCTGCCTGGAGCAGCTCGACGAGATGCCGCTGACCGCCGCCGAGCGCCAGTGGCTGCTCGACGCCGGCCTGGCCGTCACCGGGCGTTCCCGGATCACCGGCATCAGCCGTCAGGCGGACGGCCGCCTCAACGTGGGCGTCCGGCGGGTGCGGCTTCCCAAGGGGAAGAAATTCCATCCCCGCCTCGTGGCGGACGACCCCGGCGCGGCGCCCGTCCGGCGCCGGTTCGACGCCGTGGTCATCGCCATCGGCGCCCGGCCCGGCCTCGAGACGCCCCGGACGCGCGGCGTGTTCTACGCGGGCGACCTGGTCAACGGGCCCACCACCGTGGTCGAGGCGGCCGCCGCCGGCAAGAACGTCGCCCAGGCGGTGCACGCCTGGCTGGCCGGCGAACAGGCGCCCCGGGTGGACAAGTCCGTCAAGAGCCGCGTCGAGCTGGCCGGCCGGCGGCTCGTGCCGGTGCCCCTGAACACGGCGTTCTTCGGCCGGGCCATCGTTTCGCCGTTCCTGCTGTCGGCGGCGCCGCCCACCGACGGCTACGAGCAGATGCGCCGCGCGTACGCAGCCGGCTGGGCCGGCGGGGTGATGAAGACCGCGTTCGACGGCGTGCCCATCCACATCCCGGGCGCCTACATGTATGTACTCAACGACCGCACGTACGGCAACTGCGACAACGTGTCAAGCCACTCGCTGGACCGGGTCTGCGACGAGGTGGCCCGGCTGGTGCGGGAGTACCCCGACCGCCTGACCATGGCGTCCACCGGCGGGCCCGTCACGGGCGACGACGCGGCGGACCGCGCGGTGTGGCAGTCCAACACCCGCAAGCTCGAGGCTGCCGGCGCCATGGGGATCGAGTACAGCCTCTCCTGTCCCCAGGGCGGCGATGGCACCCATGGCGACATCGTCTCGCAGAACGCGGCGCTCACCGCCCGGATCATCGGTTGGATCCTCGAGGGCGGCGACCCGCGCGTGCCGAAGCTCTTCAAGCTCACCGGCGCGGTGACGGCGATCCAGCCCATCGTGACGGCGATCCGCAGCGTGCTGGAACGGCACCCGGCGGCCCGGGCCGGGATCACCCTGGCCAACACGTTTCCGAGCCTCGGCTTCCGCCCCGGCGCCGACGGCCGCTGGGCCGAGGGCGCGGTCATCGGCCTGTCGGGCGAGGGGGTGCTCCCCATCAGCTACCTGACGCTGGCCAAGGCGGGCGCGCTGGGCGTGCCCATCTCCGGCAACGGCGGGCCCATGGACTACCTTGGCGCGGCCTACTTCCTGGCGCTGGGCGCCGAGACGGTTCAGTTCTGCACCGTGGCCATGAAGTACGGCCTCGGCATCGTCGACGACCTGCACGCCGGACTCAGCCACCTGCTGCAGGCCTTGGGGATGGTGTCGGTGGCCGAGCTGGTCGGCCTGCTCCAGCCGCACCCGATCCGCGACTTCATGGAGCTGTCGGCGGAAAAACAAATCTCCGCGGTGGACCGGGAGCTGTGCCGGCACTGCGGGAACTGCACGCGCTGTCCGTACCTGGCCATCGAGCTCGACGACGAGAAAGTCCCGCGGACCGATCCGGCCCGCTGCGTGGGCTGCTCGCTCTGTGCCCAGAAGTGCTTCTCCGGCGCGCTGCACATGCGGCCGCGCACCGCCGAGGAGGCCGCCGCGCTCCGCGAAAGCTGACGGCGTTCCCGGCCGCCGGTGCCGCCGGCGAACCGCCGGCCGGGCTGTAGATGACGCGACATTCATGACCTTGGAGGGTGTGATGCACAAGGTGAAATTGGCGGCGGCGCTGTCCCAGGAGGGGTTCAACTGCGCCCAGGCGGTCATCGGCGCCTACGGCCCGGAGCTGGGCCTGTCCCGCGATCTGGCGATGGGCGTGGCCGCCGGGTTCGGCGGCGGGCTGGGGCGCACCGCCGGGGTATGCGGCGCGGTGAGCGGGGCGGTGATGGCCCTGGGGCTGCGGCACGGGGCCCGCGCCGGCGCCGACACCGACACGAAGGAGCGCGCGTACGCGCTGACGAAGGAATTCCTGGCGCGGTTTGCCGCCCGCCACGGCACCGTGCTGTGCCGCGAGCTGCTGGGCGTGGATGTGGGCACAGCCGAGGGGCTGACGCGCGCCCGCACCGAGGGGAAGTTCAAGACCCTCTGTCCCAACTTCGTCCGCACCGCTGCCGAGCTGCTGGAGGAGATGCTTTAACGGATTGGGTGAATCGGTGAATGGGTGAATCGGGAGATGGGAGACGAGAGAAGGTAGACGAACAGAACGAACGATCAACCATCAACCATCAGCGAATTGCGAACTTGCGAACCTGGAACTTGCGAACCTGAGAACATTCCAACCTTCAAACGGCTCGATCACGATTACGAATGACGAGCACGAACAGCGGCGTCAGCGCGCCGCCAGGGTCGCGGCGATCGTGAGCTCCGCCCCGTCGCGGCGCAGCGTGACCGTGACCGTGTCGCCCGGCTGGCGACCGCGCAGCGCGGCGGCATACTCCGCCAGCGTATTCACGGCCTGGCCGTCGAGGGCGGTGATCACGTCACCAGGCCGGATGCCCGCCGCCGCGGCGGGCGAATCCGGCGTCACGGCGGCCACCTTCACCCCCGGGCCGGCGAAGGCGAAATCGGGCATGGTGCCCAGGGTGACGCGGCGACCCGCGGTCGGCGCGACGGATCCGTCGTTGGCCCGGGCCGTAGCGGCCGCGGCCGGAGACCGCACGGTCGGCGCCGGGCGCGTCAGCGGCTCGGCGCGCTCGGCCAGGTAGCGCACCGCCTCGCGGGCGAACGCGGCCACCTTGACCAGGCCGTCGGCGTCCACGCGGTCGGCGGTGTCGCCGGGACGGTGGTAGTCGGCGTGGGGGCCGGAGAAGAGCTGCACCGCCGGGATACCCCGGGCGATGAAGCTGGCGTGGTCGCTGCCGTCCAGCTCCTGTCCGACCAGTTCCGAAGTCACGCCGGTGACGTAGCTGCAGCCCATGGCGATGTGCACCCACTCGCGGGCGGACGCGCCGCCCAGCACCAGGAGCTTGCGCTCGCCCAGGCGGCCCACGGTGTCCAGGTTGACGGCGCCCATGATCCGCTCCGGCGGATAGGCGCCGGGCACTTCCAGGTAATGCCGCGAGCCGCGCCGGCCGCTCTCCTCGCCGGTGAAGGCGGCGAAGATCACCGGGCGCTCCGGCGGCGCTTCCTGGACCATCACCCGGGCCAGCTCCAGCAGCACGGCCACGCCGCTGGCGTTGTCGTCGGCGCCGGGGTGGATCTTGCCCTCGTCGCCCTGGTGGACGTCGGGCCAACCCCGGCCCAAGTGGTCGTAGTGGGCGCACACCACCACCGACTGCCCGGCCCAGTCGGGCCGCGCGCCGGGCAGGACGCCGATGACATTGGCCATTTCCATCGGCCGGTTGTCGGGCCCGCCGGGTTCCGTCCAGCGCTGCAGCCAGCCGCCGCTGTCGCCGCCGGGACGGAGCCCCGCCGCTTCGAACTGCGCGGCGATGTAGTCGGCGGCGCGCGCCAGGCCGGCCGAGCCGAGGCCGCGGCCCTCCATCTCCGGTGCGGCGAGAGTCTGCACGTGACCCGTCATGTTGCCGGCGGAAAACGACGGCGGCAATTCCGCCAGCGCCTTGCGCGCCGGCAGGCGGGCGGGCGGAGGGAGCTCCGGCGCGGCGCCGGCAGCCGTGGCGACCACGGCGCTCAGCGGCGAGCCCACCGCGGGCCACTGCCCCTTGAGCACGTTGGCGGGCTCATCCCCTTCGAACGCGAGGTAGCTGTACTTGCCGTAGTGGGGGAGCTTGCGCCCGAGACCCGGCAGGGCCGCCGGCGGATCGGCGCCGAGCCAGACGAGCACGCCTGCGGGGTCATCCGGATGGCGGGCCGTGACGACGACACTGTGGCCGGACCGGGCCAGCGACTGATCGCCAACGGCGACGTCGGCCGTCCCGAGCTTCAGGCCGTACCCGGCGGCCGCCCGCTCGACGACCGGGCGGAAGGTATTCTCCCACCCCAGCAGCCAGACGGCGCCGCCACGGGGCAGCTTCGACAGCTTCTTGTCGGTGACCACGGTCATCTGGCCGGGGCGCTCCGCGGCCCATCCTTCCGCCAGGCGCCGGTAGCCGGCCAGCGTCTCCGGCGGCGCGGCGGCCGGCAGGACCAGCCACACCCGGCCGGCGCCGAACGCCCGGGACAGCGCCGGCGGAATCTCGGCCCGGTCCAGCCGGCGGAAGAGGTCGAACTGCGGGTCCACGTCCAGCCGCAGCGGCCGCCGGGGGAGGTCCAGCTCGAAGTCGGCGCCCGCAGTGGGCAGGGGCACGGTGACGCGCCACGGCGACACCTCCCCTTCCAGCGTCACCGCGACGGGGACGTCCAGCGCGAACGGCGCGCCGCCCTGCGTCTGGGCCAGGCGGAACGCCAGCCGCCAGCCGTCGCCGGCCGGCGCCGCCGTCGCCGACTCGAGCCGCAGCACCGGCGCGCCGGCGCGCGTCACCCACTGGTCGAAGAAGGGCTGCAGGTCCCGGCCGGCGGCGGCCGAAGCGGCGTGCGCGAAATCGGCAAAGGCGGCGCGGCGGAACCGGTTGTCGCGGTAAAACGATCGGAGCGTCTCGGTGAACGCGGCGTCGCCGATGTCCCGGCGGAGCATGTGGAAGAGCATCATCGATTTGCCGTACCCCACGGCCTCGCTGGCCGCGTCGTGGCGGCTGCGGAAGGCGGTGAGGGGGATATCGTTCGTCGCGTTCACGTAGTCGGCATATTTCTGCAGCGTGGCGCGGCGGTACTCCTCGCCCTGACCGCGCTGCTCGGCGATGAGATGGTCGGCCAGATAGGCGGTCAGGCCCTCGCACCAGTTGCCCGCGGCCATGTCCACGTAGACGCCGTTGCCCCAGTAATTGTGGAGCAACTCGTGGGGGTAGGAGGAATGGAGGATGAACGGGAAGCGGATCACCTTCTCGCCGAGCAGGGTGAAGGAGGGCATGCCGTAGCCGGTCTCCCAGAAATTTTCCACCAGGGCGAACTTTTCGAACGGGAACGGGCCGATCAGTTTCTGGTACATGTCCATGTAGCTGGCGGTGACGCCGAGGTAACGGTCGGCCAGCGCGGGATCAGGCGTCCGCAGGAAAGCCATGGCGACGGCCGGGCCGGCGGGCCGGGCGTACTCGGTGAAGGGGCCGGCCACAAGGTAAACCTCCTCGGACGGGTGGGAGCACTGCCACGTGGCGTGGCGCGCGGCGCCCTCGCGCTCATGCCGGATGCGCCGGCCCTGGCTCACCGCGTCCCAGTCGGCCGGCACTTCCGCGGCGAGGAAGAAGGTGACCAGCTGCGGGCCGAACCACGGCACCCAGTGCGAGCTGCCCGCCAGGTATGCCCCTTCGGCGGCGATGATCCCGGGCGTTTCGCTGAAGCCGCGCGCGTACTCCGCCGCGGCCTGGATGACGGGATGCCGGATGGCTCCGGCGTAGCTCAGGGTGAACCGCCACTCGGCGCCGGTCTCGAAGGTGCGGACGATCTCGTAGAGCGCCACGGGAATGTCGGCGGGCTGGCGCCACGCCGCCGGCAGAGCGGGAAAATCCGCCGGGCCCGGCCGCCGCTCCAGGCGCCGCAGCGTGTAGCCCAGCGTCTCGATGCGGGGCTCCAGGCCGTCGTGCAGCAGGAAGCGGACGGCATCGGCGCCCGTGGCGGGAAAGACGACGGTGTCGCTCACCGCAAGGGTGCCGGCCGCCGGCGTCAGCCGGACCGCCAGGTCGTGATGAACACCGGCGCCGGTGATGAAGCCGGCGGCGGCCAGGATCAACAGGACGTTCAGACTGACGTATCGCACGGACATGGCACCTCCGGTCAGATGGCGATGGACACAACGGGTTTGGATGACATCCGGACTTCGGCGGATTTCCCTCCCGGGCCGGCCGCCGGTCAGACCACCGCCAGGACGAGCAGCGTCAGGTCGTCCTGGGGCTCGCCGTTGCAATGGTCCTGCACAGCCGCCTCGATCCGTCGGACCAGCTCCGCCGCGGACAGGACGATGCCGTCGCGGACCATCGCCAGAAGCCGATCCTCCCCGAACTGTTCCTGCCGGCCGTCTTCCGCTTCCGCCACGCCGTCGGTGTAGAGCACCAGCCGGTCGCCGGGCGCCAGTTCGACTGCGCCCTGGACGTAGCCGCGCTTCGGGAAGGGGCCGAGGAACAGGCCGCCTTCCTCCAGCCGCTGCGCCCGGCCGTCCGGCCGCACCAGCAGTGGCGGACAGTGGCCGGCGTTGACGTACGTCAGGCGGCGCGACGCCGGATCGTACTCCGCGTAGAACAGGGTGATGAACCGTCCGGCGGGCATCTGGGGATGCAGCGTCCGGTTCAGGCGCTCGCACAGCTCCCGGGGCGGCAGGCCCAGGCCGGTCAGGGCGCGCAGAGCCGCCTGCTGGTTGGACATGAGCAGTGCCGCGGACATCCCCTTGCCGGCCACGTCGGCGAGGGCGACGGCCAGCCGGCCGTCGCCCAGCTCGATCACGTCGTAGTAGTCGCCGCCCACCCCGCGGGACGGCTGCCACGCGGCGGCGATCTCCATTCCCGCCCGCACGGGGATCTGCTGAGGCAGCAACTGCCGCTGGATGTCGCGGGCCAGCTCCAGATCCTGGTGCTGCTGCCGCAGGCGGAGCCGGGCCAACCCGTCGCCCAGCACGCCCGCCGCCTGGACGAGGAAGTCGAGGTCCTCCTCCTCCAGATGCCGCGCCGGCTGTTTCCGGCCCACCGCCAGCAGGCCGGCGGCCGCACCGCCGACACGGACGGGCGCGGCGACTTCCAACCCCATCTTCTGCCAGAGCCGGGCGGCCGCCGGGGCCAGTTCCTCGCGGTGGACGGTCCGAGAGTCCGCGAAGGCGGCCTCCGCCGCCAGGAGCCCCCGCTCCGCCCAGCCGTCCGGCATGCCGATGGCCTCCACGATCCGGTACGAGCGGGATGCGTCGGTCTGGAGGAACACGGCCAGCGCGCGGCAATGCATGGCGGCCAGGGTCATCTCCGCCAGGCGGCGCGTCAGCACGCCGCGCTCCGTCGCCTCGGCCGCGGCGTGCTCCATCGCGGCCAGGGCCCGGGGGTAATCGAACTTGCTCTTGAAAAAGCGGCGGTCGACGAATCGCTGGACGCGGCGGTGCAGGGGCAGCAGGAGCGCGCCGGCGCCCAGGGTGGCGAGCACGATCCCCCAGAGGCTCTGGGTGCCCGTCAACAGCGCCAGGAACGCGCCAGCGACGGCGGCCTGGGCGAAGAAGGCGACGAGCAGGATGCCCGTGACCGCCGTGTAGATCACCGTCTTGCGGATGATGACGTCGATGTCCATCAGCCGGTACTTGAAGATGCCGATGGCGAACGAGATGGGAATCAGCACGTACAGCGCCTTGATCACCAGGTAGCTCATGTTCAGGTGCCGGCCGATGCCGCCGAGGGGCAGCAGCGTGAAGACGTACACCGTCAGCCCCACCAGCACCGTGCCCGCCAGCGCCACGATGGTGCCCCACAGCGGCCAGCGGAGCTGGCGCTTCTCCTCGACGTCGGCCTGGCGGTAGCCGGCCACCAGGGCGACGCAGGCCAGGCCGGGGTAAACGAAGGGAATGGCGATGAATGCCAGCAGCACGCTGCCGATCAGCAGAAAGCCCCAACCCACGGGCAAGCCGTCGGACAGGCCGATCCCCGCCAGGAGCCCCAGGCCGCCCACCGTCAGCGCCAGGTAGACGATGATGGTGCAGGCCGCCGTCGGCCACGGGTGCCGCACCCAGCCGGTGAGCCAGCCGCCCTCGCTGAAGCGTTGACGGAGGCGGACGGCCAGCGCCGCGGCCGCGCCCAGCAACACCAGGCCGACGAATGGGCCGAGCCGCGTCATCCCGTCGTTGAACAGGCCTTCCAGCAAGCCGACGAACAATCCGGTCAAAAACAACAACGCGATCAGGGTGACCGGCAGTGCGTAAATCCAGGCGCTGAGTTCGGGCCGCCGCTGCACCAGGCGAAGCGGCTTCGGAAACACCAACGCCAGATGCAGCAGGCTTGTGGAGAGCAGGTACGTGACGATCACCATGATCGGCAGGCTCAGGGCGTACATGCCGACGGCCACGAACCGGATGCCGATGGGCGACAGGTTCGGCTGGAGGATGATCGGGATCAGCAGATAACTGCAGCCGGCGGACATGGAAAAAATGAAGAACAGGCGGGCGCGGAGATCCTCGGCTCGGCGGGTGAACACCAGGAAGCCGATGCCCAGGAAGGCCGCGGCCACCAGCAGATCGGTGATCAGGCTGAACCAGGGGCGGAAGCCGGACAAGGTGGGGATCAGGCGCAGCCGGACCACCCGTTCTCGTTCGCCGGAGCGGACGGTGTAGCTGACGGTATCGCCCGACCGGACCGTGCGGTCCAGTTCGCTGATTGTTTCGCTGTCATCGATGGGGATGCCGTTGATGGCGATCACGTGGTCGCGGGTGCCGAGCCCCGCCGCCTCGGCGGAGGATCCGGGCAGAATCCCCGTGATCTGGCCCGGGGAGGGGACAAGCGCATCCAGCCATTTCGGGCTCTCATCATTCGGCTGGTTGTAGCCGCCTTGCATGATCAGGCCGGCCGAGTAGCTGCCGCGAAGGTTGGACAGGTGCCAGACGATGAACGCCGACGTGACCGCCACGACTGCGATGGCGGTCCCAAGATAGATGGCCCGAAGGAGCGGCAGCTTCACGTGGACGGCTCCGGTAGGGTCGCGGTGGGAACAGACTGATGCGTGTGACTCCCGACCGCTGGCTGATCCGGTGAAAACGAATCGGCGACCATGTTAACCCAGCCGGTCGCCGGTTGACAATCCCGATCGGTTGATTCACGGGAAAAATCAGGTGGGGCGGTTGGATCGCCGGCAGCTTCGTGGCGTTCGCAGAACCGGCCGTGCGGCTCGACGGAGGATGAAGCCGCGTCGTTCGGGTCCCAGCAGGCAGATGGGTGAGTGCACAATTGGGAGGACGGCTCAATCGCCGGGCGCGGTCTCGCGCCAGGCCATCTCCACGTGAATGGCGTGGACCAGGTCGTACATGAAGTGGTCGCGGAATGGTTCCAGTTGGAGCGAGTCACGGATCTCCTCGATGGTTCGCCCCTGCGCCCGGGCCTGGCCCACCGCGTCGAGCAGCGCGTCCAGGTAGTCCTGCTGGCGGGCGATGAGTTCCAATCCCCCCGGCGCCCCGTGGCCGGGAATGATCTGGGTTGCGGGGGGCAGGCTGGCGGCCAGGCGCTCCAGGACCGCGCGCATCCCGGTGACGCTGCCGCCGTGGATGGCGTGGGCGACCGGGACGAAGCCCGCGCCCAGGAGATCGAGAGCCGGGACGCGGACCAGCAGGTCGGCGTCGGTGTGAGCCGGCGCGGCGTCCTCCAGCTCGATGCGGATATCGCCCAGCGCCAGGCCGGTCCCGCCGGCGGCGAGCACCACCGGCGGCGTGTGGCGAAAGCCCACGAATCCGTCCAGCAGGGTCCGGTAGGCGTCCAGGTAGCGCCGGTGCCGCGCGGCGGGGCGCGCGTGGTCAGGGTTCGTCTCCAGTTGCTGGATGAACTGCCGGATGTCCGCCGCCGATTGGGGGTCGTCGAAGACCCGCTCCTGATTGTGCCGGGGCGTGTGCCGGTGACCGACGATGGCCGCGCCGGAAAAGAGCGGGTTGCCGGCGGTGTGGTCGGCGACGCAGTGGGTGTTGATCACGAACCGGACCGGCTGTCGGCTGAAGGCGGCGACGGACGACAAGGCGGCGCGGGAGGCGGGCCCGGTTGCCAGAGTGTCGATGACCACGAGGCCGTCGCCGGTCGCGACCACGGTCATGGACTCGTCAAGGTAGTCGTCGGTGATCGCCAGCAGGCGATCCGCGATCTGAGTGGCATGCATGGCGGCGACCTCCGATGTTCGATCGGTTACGATGCGGGGGTGTTTTATTTGTCCCGTCCGTTGGCTGACGCGAACGACGGTTCGGGCTGACGGGCGAGCGCCCGCGTCGCTGGAGCGGCCGGAATGAGGATCTTTCCGGCTGGACCGGGATCGAGGATAATGGCGCCAGCCATTCCCACGCGCGAGGTGGACCATGAGGCGATGTGTCGTCAGTATCATCGGTCTGGCGGCCCTGTGGGTCGCGGCGGGCGCGGTCCGGGCCGAAGCGCCGCTGCCGGCCGAGACGATTCCGTACGCCGACAGCGTCAGCCTGGCCGAATACGTCCGGCTGCTGGACGAGATGCAGGTGTTCCAGCAGCGGATCCGGGCAGCGGACTTCGACGGCGCGGCCGCGCTGGCGCGGGCCGTGGCGGAGCGGGTGCCCGAGCTGTCGCCCGGCCACGAGATGGGCTTCCTCGCGGCGGCCCTCGGCGGCCGGCCGGACGCGGCCGTCGCGTGCCTGGAGCGGCTGGCCGAAAGCTATTTCATCTATCCCGAGATTTACGCCAACCTGCTGCCGGTGGTGGAGCGCCTGGCGGACCCGGCCCAGCGGCAGCGCTTGCGGGAGGCGGTGGCGGAATGCTTCCAGCGGCGGGCGTTCCGGCTGCATCACGCGCTGGTGCGGGGGGCCAACGGCCGGCAGATCCTTGTGGAGATGATGTACCTGCATCACGCCGCCGGTGATGAGGCCGGTGCGTTGCGCAGCCTGGAGGCGGTTGCCGTGTTCGACGGGCCCTTCGCCCGGAACTTCCTGCGGCGCTCCACCTGGAGGGACCCGGCGGCCGCCCGGGCCGTCGAGGAGCGGCTGGACGCGAAACGCCGCGCCTGGAGCGGCGCCGTCGAGGAGCGGATGGACGGCGTGGTGCGC comes from the Acidobacteriota bacterium genome and includes:
- a CDS encoding molybdopterin-dependent oxidoreductase; protein product: AHGFYRTPGVHFDRAAGQGTPFHYFAQGGGLVQVEVDLISGCARLLKVHIVHETGRSLNLAVDRGQIAGAFVQGFGWCTIEEEAFDAAGRWLAVSPSTYKIPTIRDVPDDFVIETVERDLHHASVLGSKAIGEPPLVYGEAAWFAVKDAIESLTGHRREAALTHPATPDAVLAAVASLLSHA
- a CDS encoding four helix bundle protein, translating into MFDHEKLDVYRASLDFVKLTSTLLDNSNPSIRHIRDHLGRAALSIPLNIAEGNGKRSPRERRRFFEIARGSTMECAASLDVLASLAGGLAAEVNDGKGLLSRIVAMLTRMTMPRRRLVQEDRRPANDPFDGQRR
- a CDS encoding FAD-dependent oxidoreductase, with the protein product MSEKKNGFLTPARLREEILRCEFCEEKPCREACPVHCSPADFIMAARVGAPSDFRRAAAVIMGSNPLGGICGAVCPDTHCMAACSRKLFDRPIEIPAVQAAIVQRAKDLGVMPAFASAPATSRHVAVVGAGPAGLAAAATLAQWGHAVTVFEREEKAGGMCRLIPEKRLDPRILETDIEFLAGLGRIAFQFGHAVARPAELLATGCDAVVVATGLDRPVRLGIRGENLAADWLSYLRAPRRVPVRGRDVAVVGGGAVAVDCALAARRHGAASVELICLEQLDEMPLTAAERQWLLDAGLAVTGRSRITGISRQADGRLNVGVRRVRLPKGKKFHPRLVADDPGAAPVRRRFDAVVIAIGARPGLETPRTRGVFYAGDLVNGPTTVVEAAAAGKNVAQAVHAWLAGEQAPRVDKSVKSRVELAGRRLVPVPLNTAFFGRAIVSPFLLSAAPPTDGYEQMRRAYAAGWAGGVMKTAFDGVPIHIPGAYMYVLNDRTYGNCDNVSSHSLDRVCDEVARLVREYPDRLTMASTGGPVTGDDAADRAVWQSNTRKLEAAGAMGIEYSLSCPQGGDGTHGDIVSQNAALTARIIGWILEGGDPRVPKLFKLTGAVTAIQPIVTAIRSVLERHPAARAGITLANTFPSLGFRPGADGRWAEGAVIGLSGEGVLPISYLTLAKAGALGVPISGNGGPMDYLGAAYFLALGAETVQFCTVAMKYGLGIVDDLHAGLSHLLQALGMVSVAELVGLLQPHPIRDFMELSAEKQISAVDRELCRHCGNCTRCPYLAIELDDEKVPRTDPARCVGCSLCAQKCFSGALHMRPRTAEEAAALRES
- a CDS encoding C_GCAxxG_C_C family protein, with product MHKVKLAAALSQEGFNCAQAVIGAYGPELGLSRDLAMGVAAGFGGGLGRTAGVCGAVSGAVMALGLRHGARAGADTDTKERAYALTKEFLARFAARHGTVLCRELLGVDVGTAEGLTRARTEGKFKTLCPNFVRTAAELLEEML
- a CDS encoding M20/M25/M40 family metallo-hydrolase; translation: MSVRYVSLNVLLILAAAGFITGAGVHHDLAVRLTPAAGTLAVSDTVVFPATGADAVRFLLHDGLEPRIETLGYTLRRLERRPGPADFPALPAAWRQPADIPVALYEIVRTFETGAEWRFTLSYAGAIRHPVIQAAAEYARGFSETPGIIAAEGAYLAGSSHWVPWFGPQLVTFFLAAEVPADWDAVSQGRRIRHEREGAARHATWQCSHPSEEVYLVAGPFTEYARPAGPAVAMAFLRTPDPALADRYLGVTASYMDMYQKLIGPFPFEKFALVENFWETGYGMPSFTLLGEKVIRFPFILHSSYPHELLHNYWGNGVYVDMAAGNWCEGLTAYLADHLIAEQRGQGEEYRRATLQKYADYVNATNDIPLTAFRSRHDAASEAVGYGKSMMLFHMLRRDIGDAAFTETLRSFYRDNRFRRAAFADFAHAASAAAGRDLQPFFDQWVTRAGAPVLRLESATAAPAGDGWRLAFRLAQTQGGAPFALDVPVAVTLEGEVSPWRVTVPLPTAGADFELDLPRRPLRLDVDPQFDLFRRLDRAEIPPALSRAFGAGRVWLVLPAAAPPETLAGYRRLAEGWAAERPGQMTVVTDKKLSKLPRGGAVWLLGWENTFRPVVERAAAGYGLKLGTADVAVGDQSLARSGHSVVVTARHPDDPAGVLVWLGADPPAALPGLGRKLPHYGKYSYLAFEGDEPANVLKGQWPAVGSPLSAVVATAAGAAPELPPPARLPARKALAELPPSFSAGNMTGHVQTLAAPEMEGRGLGSAGLARAADYIAAQFEAAGLRPGGDSGGWLQRWTEPGGPDNRPMEMANVIGVLPGARPDWAGQSVVVCAHYDHLGRGWPDVHQGDEGKIHPGADDNASGVAVLLELARVMVQEAPPERPVIFAAFTGEESGRRGSRHYLEVPGAYPPERIMGAVNLDTVGRLGERKLLVLGGASAREWVHIAMGCSYVTGVTSELVGQELDGSDHASFIARGIPAVQLFSGPHADYHRPGDTADRVDADGLVKVAAFAREAVRYLAERAEPLTRPAPTVRSPAAAATARANDGSVAPTAGRRVTLGTMPDFAFAGPGVKVAAVTPDSPAAAAGIRPGDVITALDGQAVNTLAEYAAALRGRQPGDTVTVTLRRDGAELTIAATLAAR